One Streptomyces hundungensis DNA segment encodes these proteins:
- a CDS encoding helix-turn-helix domain-containing protein, with protein MHLAAADRAALRALLRERRAAVSPASLGFPPRQPGPGRRAAGLSQEQLDLLLERTPGTYNRFENGQLASPSAELLSAVATVLRFDEQEWVFLWRLTRRENPPSPLHRASGLSVPGEWQRVVDGISGALAYINDAEWNLLAHNKEFAALFPGGEPPANPMRWMLLDPQAREVVLADWARSWAPVVMPQLRHAVELRPENAALARLEDDVRRDPVAGPLYEAAASAPIAYPDGSERPLNHALYGPGWVTTCVAQPVTSPGARVMLLLYTPGDSLASRSSFPEAPQMS; from the coding sequence CACCTCGCCGCCGCCGACCGTGCCGCCCTGCGGGCGCTGCTGCGTGAGCGACGCGCCGCCGTCAGCCCCGCTTCCCTGGGCTTCCCGCCGCGGCAGCCCGGCCCCGGCCGTCGCGCCGCCGGGCTCAGCCAGGAGCAGCTCGACCTCCTTCTGGAGCGCACCCCGGGCACGTACAACCGGTTCGAGAACGGTCAACTGGCCTCCCCCTCCGCCGAGTTGTTGTCCGCGGTGGCCACCGTGCTGCGCTTCGACGAGCAGGAGTGGGTGTTCCTGTGGCGGCTCACCCGGCGCGAGAACCCGCCGAGCCCGCTGCACCGCGCATCGGGTCTGTCCGTGCCCGGTGAGTGGCAGCGGGTGGTCGACGGCATCAGCGGGGCGCTCGCGTACATCAATGACGCGGAGTGGAACCTGCTGGCCCACAACAAGGAGTTCGCCGCGCTCTTCCCCGGCGGCGAGCCCCCGGCCAACCCCATGCGCTGGATGCTCCTCGACCCGCAGGCGCGCGAGGTGGTGCTCGCCGACTGGGCGAGGTCCTGGGCGCCGGTGGTGATGCCCCAGCTGCGGCACGCCGTGGAGCTGCGTCCGGAGAACGCGGCGCTGGCCCGCCTTGAGGACGACGTACGCCGGGATCCGGTGGCCGGTCCCCTGTACGAGGCGGCGGCGTCCGCGCCCATCGCCTATCCCGACGGGTCGGAGCGGCCGCTCAACCATGCGCTGTACGGCCCCGGTTGGGTCACGACCTGTGTCGCCCAGCCGGTCACGTCGCCGGGGGCGCGGGTGATGCTGCT